The Chryseobacterium geocarposphaerae genome window below encodes:
- a CDS encoding phage tail sheath family protein: MNYKTPGVYVEEKETFPPSVAQVETAIPAFIGYTEVGEQHKPTRISSMLEYEALFGKANPEAFAVAFKDGVATATQTKVSDFKMYYAMQMYFANGGGPCYIVSVGDYTDPVLVESATSDKTLLKGLELLKKEDEPTLIVFPDLQGLVPTLADVTAAQAAAGVAEGNENIATVAKAAAISVAEAVEGGTVAEAVDAAVAKVDDYPVTDVNNLTEIAANKAAQAVADAAEIAAAASNATVGSVKNAVQAAAAVFNTVFNTATNNAEASANYALDLDEIDEVDITKAYSVYNTALNQAELMKDRFVILDVLGDDEVNFRSKVIAAGLKYGAAYHPKLKTVLSYDFNEADVLVTGAFGISTLAGLKSISSDFYNQAKRAIESKKVVLAPSSTMAGVYAKVDSTSGVWKSPANLGLNFVEAPTEKISNRQQDALNIDPIAGKSINAIRSFTGKGNLVWGARTLDGNSNEWRYISVRRFFNMVEESVKKATERFVFEPNTANTWIRVQTMIENFLNQQWQDGALAGSKPEEAYYVSVGLNKTMSAQDILEGRMNIEIGMAAVRPAEFIVLRFSHKLQEA; encoded by the coding sequence ATGAATTACAAAACCCCTGGAGTCTATGTGGAGGAGAAGGAGACATTTCCGCCTTCCGTAGCGCAAGTTGAAACTGCTATTCCTGCTTTTATCGGGTATACAGAAGTAGGAGAGCAACACAAACCGACAAGAATTTCTTCTATGTTGGAGTACGAAGCTCTTTTTGGAAAAGCAAACCCTGAAGCTTTTGCTGTAGCTTTCAAAGATGGCGTTGCAACGGCAACACAAACCAAAGTCAGCGACTTCAAAATGTATTATGCTATGCAAATGTATTTTGCAAATGGAGGAGGTCCTTGTTATATTGTATCAGTAGGAGATTATACAGACCCTGTTCTGGTAGAATCTGCTACATCAGATAAAACTTTATTAAAAGGCTTGGAATTATTAAAGAAAGAAGACGAGCCTACTCTTATCGTTTTCCCTGATCTTCAAGGCTTAGTGCCGACTCTTGCCGACGTTACAGCTGCTCAGGCTGCTGCAGGTGTGGCAGAAGGTAATGAGAATATAGCAACTGTTGCTAAAGCAGCAGCCATATCTGTTGCTGAAGCTGTCGAAGGCGGAACTGTAGCAGAAGCCGTAGATGCTGCTGTTGCTAAAGTTGATGATTATCCTGTTACTGATGTTAATAATCTTACTGAGATTGCGGCTAATAAGGCGGCTCAGGCTGTTGCGGATGCTGCAGAGATTGCTGCTGCGGCTTCAAATGCTACTGTTGGTAGTGTTAAAAATGCTGTTCAGGCTGCCGCTGCTGTTTTTAATACCGTTTTTAATACGGCTACAAATAATGCCGAAGCTTCTGCTAATTATGCTTTAGATCTTGATGAAATTGATGAGGTTGATATTACTAAGGCTTACTCTGTCTATAACACTGCTTTGAATCAGGCAGAACTCATGAAAGACAGATTTGTCATCTTGGATGTTCTTGGAGATGATGAAGTTAATTTTAGAAGTAAAGTAATTGCTGCAGGCTTAAAATATGGTGCAGCTTATCATCCAAAATTAAAAACAGTTTTGAGTTATGATTTTAACGAGGCTGATGTTTTGGTTACAGGTGCATTCGGTATCTCAACTTTAGCAGGACTGAAATCAATCAGCTCTGACTTCTATAATCAGGCTAAAAGAGCAATCGAGTCTAAAAAAGTAGTATTGGCTCCATCATCAACAATGGCAGGAGTGTATGCTAAAGTAGACAGTACTTCCGGAGTATGGAAATCACCCGCTAACTTAGGACTTAATTTTGTAGAAGCACCAACAGAAAAAATTTCTAACAGACAACAAGATGCGCTTAATATAGATCCAATTGCTGGAAAATCAATTAACGCTATCAGATCATTCACAGGAAAAGGAAACTTGGTTTGGGGAGCAAGAACCTTGGACGGAAATAGCAATGAATGGAGATATATCTCCGTACGTCGTTTCTTCAACATGGTGGAAGAATCTGTGAAAAAAGCAACGGAGCGTTTCGTTTTTGAGCCGAATACAGCCAATACATGGATCCGTGTACAGACTATGATCGAGAATTTCCTGAACCAGCAGTGGCAGGACGGAGCATTGGCAGGAAGCAAGCCTGAAGAAGCTTACTATGTAAGTGTAGGTTTAAACAAAACCATGTCTGCACAGGATATCCTGGAAGGAAGAATGAACATCGAAATCGGTATGGCAGCAGTGCGTCCGGCTGAATTTATTGTGTTACGTTTTTCACACAAATTACAGGAAGCATAA
- a CDS encoding phage tail sheath family protein, with amino-acid sequence MLNLKAPGVSVEEITRLPYSVTLADTAIPAFIGYTDFATVGYNKPYKISSFLQYEEYFGKAKQESIQLKDVEGKGVTIVAPPVQFLMYYSLQMYFANGGGPCYIVSVENYTSAEVQYTDLKTGLDKIENSNEPTLLVFPDAISLKNQEEFYTLYNEAIAQAERVKNRFVILDTYYGDSTTTSGDLNTIEYFRDKVTSSSYAAAYFPHLKTILNYTFDENETPITHIGLQNEGQTSADFYSGEIAALEELKRLASEEISSGSANAFVLADLLGQGVAIAEEINDSADNTHGEIPDTKAVLTEAIEEAKIVLDAIYDGTIDDFMVPDDLDENAPVFSGEFDALKAAILNVKDKKGAADGITLKNLESSNSELYNQIKTEIRSLHIVLPPSSAMAGVYGRVDSVRGVWKAPANVSLNYVIAPTEKVSEEEQSDLNIHDTGKSINAIKNFTGKGILVWGARTLDGKDKNEEEDNEWKYVHVRRYYDMVEQSIKEALKQFIDQPNISYTWLRAKTMLENFLNQQWLDGALAGSIPKEAYHVEVHGNKDEPKTMDVTVKIALVRPAEFIVLNFSHQLQ; translated from the coding sequence ATGTTAAATCTAAAAGCACCAGGTGTTTCAGTTGAAGAAATTACAAGACTTCCTTATTCAGTTACATTAGCCGATACAGCTATACCTGCATTTATTGGGTATACAGACTTTGCAACTGTCGGCTACAATAAGCCGTACAAAATCAGTTCTTTTTTGCAATATGAAGAATATTTTGGAAAAGCCAAACAAGAAAGTATTCAGTTAAAAGATGTAGAAGGTAAAGGAGTAACTATTGTGGCACCTCCGGTACAGTTTTTAATGTACTATTCATTACAGATGTATTTTGCGAATGGTGGCGGACCATGTTATATTGTTTCAGTAGAGAATTATACATCAGCAGAAGTACAATATACCGACTTAAAAACAGGTTTAGATAAGATTGAAAATTCAAATGAACCGACACTTCTTGTTTTTCCTGATGCCATATCATTAAAAAATCAGGAGGAATTTTATACTCTTTATAATGAAGCAATAGCTCAGGCAGAACGGGTAAAAAACAGATTTGTCATTCTGGATACCTATTACGGAGATTCTACAACGACATCGGGAGATCTTAATACGATTGAGTATTTTAGAGATAAAGTAACCTCATCCAGCTATGCAGCCGCTTATTTCCCTCATTTAAAAACCATATTGAATTATACTTTTGATGAGAATGAAACCCCTATTACCCATATAGGTTTACAAAATGAAGGACAAACCAGTGCCGATTTTTATTCGGGCGAAATTGCTGCTTTAGAAGAATTAAAAAGACTGGCAAGTGAAGAAATCTCAAGCGGATCAGCAAATGCATTTGTTCTTGCAGACTTGTTAGGTCAGGGTGTTGCAATTGCAGAAGAAATTAATGACTCAGCCGATAATACACATGGAGAAATTCCTGATACAAAAGCTGTTTTAACGGAAGCAATTGAAGAAGCCAAAATTGTACTAGACGCTATATATGATGGAACAATAGACGATTTTATGGTCCCTGATGATTTAGATGAAAATGCACCGGTCTTTAGTGGAGAATTTGATGCGTTAAAAGCTGCAATTCTCAATGTAAAAGACAAAAAAGGAGCTGCAGACGGAATAACACTTAAAAATTTAGAATCATCCAATTCAGAACTTTATAATCAGATAAAAACCGAAATAAGATCCTTACATATTGTTTTGCCACCATCATCAGCAATGGCAGGAGTATATGGTAGGGTAGACAGTGTACGAGGAGTATGGAAAGCTCCTGCAAACGTAAGTCTTAATTATGTAATTGCTCCGACAGAAAAAGTTTCTGAAGAAGAACAGTCAGATTTAAACATCCATGATACCGGGAAATCGATCAATGCGATCAAAAACTTTACAGGAAAAGGGATTTTGGTTTGGGGAGCACGAACACTGGATGGAAAAGATAAAAACGAAGAGGAAGATAACGAATGGAAATATGTGCATGTGCGTCGATATTATGATATGGTTGAACAATCAATAAAGGAAGCTCTTAAACAGTTCATTGATCAGCCTAATATATCCTATACATGGTTACGGGCAAAGACAATGCTGGAGAATTTTCTGAACCAACAATGGCTGGATGGTGCCTTAGCAGGAAGTATTCCGAAAGAAGCTTACCATGTTGAAGTACATGGCAATAAAGATGAGCCTAAAACAATGGACGTAACTGTCAAAATAGCATTAGTACGCCCGGCTGAGTTTATCGTACTGAACTTTTCACACCAATTACAATAA
- a CDS encoding DUF4255 domain-containing protein: MIKEVLTILKNKLNDPLKGLMDDDGEIAVVDDIAKHDDDTSELDNKVVITLLNVEEESTLKNKSWYTRKTISGNPPVYDMKKQNPPAYLNLYLMISANRTAYDKALTNISKVIEIFQTNNVLEYVDSDVEKNFRFRIELHPVPFDQLSYIWGLLGGKVMPSVLYKISVIKIEAVDEVPVKLIDKVNIESIKVD, encoded by the coding sequence ATGATTAAAGAAGTATTGACGATTTTAAAAAATAAGCTGAATGATCCGTTAAAAGGCTTGATGGATGATGACGGCGAAATCGCAGTTGTTGATGACATCGCAAAACATGATGATGACACCTCAGAGCTTGATAATAAAGTAGTAATTACCCTACTAAACGTCGAGGAAGAATCAACATTGAAGAACAAATCTTGGTACACCAGAAAAACAATAAGCGGAAATCCTCCTGTGTATGACATGAAAAAGCAGAATCCTCCGGCTTATTTGAACTTATACCTGATGATCTCCGCGAACAGAACTGCCTATGACAAAGCTTTGACAAACATATCAAAAGTCATCGAGATTTTCCAGACAAACAATGTATTGGAATATGTTGATTCTGATGTGGAAAAAAATTTCAGGTTCAGGATAGAACTGCACCCTGTTCCTTTTGATCAGCTAAGTTATATCTGGGGATTACTCGGAGGAAAAGTGATGCCTTCTGTTTTATACAAGATCAGTGTGATAAAAATAGAGGCCGTAGACGAAGTTCCTGTTAAGTTAATTGATAAAGTAAATATAGAAAGTATTAAAGTCGATTAA
- a CDS encoding contractile injection system tape measure protein: MKQDHIIQRVFVEIAVNNKEKALNIKEDINSFLSVDVFPQIEKYINALEYKLEGYTLQIPRLELDLNVKSSSLNAELKDKIVQLFEEKLSEMTGPIEILNQEAENDSKAYWISNQEKMVKTFIYFLEKGDMPWWNPDKKGFSFLEPEVFDAMIHSTNFEKSIINVLPKQYVQNRIINQLSNEQIAQLCLIILKNRELKINLESDIINYISKLDHTNRLIIWSLILNVVSEYLTSSNNSLQDYIVQQISKLEAADFLQIKTNRQNLKSIIKIFPFIKESEIIESIKNNVINNPENKENPIGTINEEDKTIHEDLNPNEGQYIQNAGLIMLHPFLKIFFEHCNLIHPKTQQLTDPELCAHLLHYIATGKTNAPEYEMVFEKFLCNIPMNQSINRHIKLSRKHKTQVKNLIESVQQNWKPMKKSSIALLQNEFFQRSGKLVVTDHDYTLTVERKTQDILLDKLAWGISLVKLPWKENFMFVNW; encoded by the coding sequence GTGAAGCAGGATCATATAATTCAGAGAGTTTTTGTCGAAATTGCAGTCAACAACAAAGAAAAAGCACTGAATATCAAAGAAGATATTAACAGCTTTTTGTCTGTTGATGTTTTTCCACAAATAGAAAAGTATATCAATGCTTTAGAATATAAATTAGAGGGCTATACCTTACAAATTCCCCGGTTAGAACTGGATCTGAATGTAAAAAGCAGTTCATTAAATGCCGAATTAAAAGATAAAATTGTTCAGCTCTTTGAAGAAAAACTGTCAGAAATGACCGGGCCTATTGAAATTTTAAATCAAGAAGCAGAAAACGATTCAAAAGCTTATTGGATCAGCAATCAGGAGAAGATGGTTAAGACTTTCATCTATTTTTTAGAGAAAGGAGATATGCCCTGGTGGAATCCTGATAAAAAAGGTTTTTCTTTTTTGGAACCTGAGGTTTTTGATGCCATGATTCACTCTACTAATTTTGAAAAGAGCATAATAAATGTTCTGCCAAAACAATATGTTCAAAATCGAATAATCAATCAGCTTTCAAACGAGCAGATTGCACAGTTATGTCTGATAATTTTAAAAAATAGGGAATTAAAAATCAACTTAGAATCCGATATCATCAACTATATATCAAAGCTGGATCATACAAACAGATTGATTATTTGGAGTCTGATATTAAATGTAGTATCAGAATATCTGACCTCATCAAATAACAGCCTTCAGGATTATATTGTACAGCAAATATCAAAGTTAGAAGCGGCTGATTTTTTACAGATAAAAACCAACCGTCAGAATCTAAAATCCATCATTAAAATTTTCCCTTTTATTAAAGAAAGTGAAATTATTGAAAGCATAAAAAATAATGTAATAAACAATCCTGAAAACAAGGAAAACCCGATTGGGACAATTAATGAAGAAGACAAAACAATCCACGAAGATTTAAACCCGAACGAAGGACAGTATATTCAAAATGCGGGACTTATTATGCTACATCCTTTCCTCAAAATCTTTTTTGAACATTGTAATCTTATTCATCCGAAAACCCAGCAACTTACAGATCCCGAATTATGCGCCCATTTATTACATTACATCGCTACCGGAAAAACAAACGCTCCGGAATATGAGATGGTTTTTGAAAAATTCTTATGCAATATCCCAATGAATCAAAGCATTAACAGGCATATTAAGCTTTCGCGTAAACATAAAACACAGGTTAAAAATTTAATAGAAAGTGTTCAGCAAAACTGGAAACCGATGAAAAAATCATCTATAGCATTATTACAAAATGAATTTTTTCAACGTTCGGGCAAATTAGTGGTTACCGACCATGATTACACCCTCACAGTAGAACGAAAAACACAGGATATTTTACTTGATAAACTTGCCTGGGGAATAAGCCTTGTAAAACTGCCGTGGAAAGAAAATTTCATGTTTGTAAACTGGTAA